In Crassostrea angulata isolate pt1a10 chromosome 4, ASM2561291v2, whole genome shotgun sequence, one genomic interval encodes:
- the LOC128179712 gene encoding uncharacterized protein LOC128179712, which produces MMEKKVKLKTVNPHICCTLCKGYLVEATTITECLHTFCKSCIVGYLKKEKNCPKCDILIHQSHPLNYISHDRTMQDIVYKLVPNLQEKEKKRRQEFASKHGLSEEVKEEPPCQSNEKEKEDEGADKDYHRNDEQVNLCLECKGNLKHLKKKYLRISSQATICHLKKFLALKVFNDISKYGDVEILCNDELLGKSHTLKFVAVTRWRVKERNKGNDVTIAYLEFRVLLPSGGNVEMTEGKKVVKKSALKTPRLRSVIQKGDTAGKVSNVIGKWKMKANKSKETLLVPVEEVKIPSAMRNLHHLKIRREDLDRVRQNSNPVKARRLPPRLQQVVVRRTKKTDQNVVTYAVLKPANEDFVLPPVDVTNYAGPRFDCEGNFISYSILGSLSEFKRVAKERGEFNELFVAENAKTATSMKKVGEQQCSSLKLWKDRINEWNEIHRTLSQRSKRPVEDLLMRTPNEYPEIVNQRAVIEMALETSCGCDQKRENANFFKLRNTIGKGDCSVFSTLGKSVTNEYTPVEIFQVPDVIDQEKGSDTPSLRRGYPVYHTPYLQTRASEIQESTHMFIPQAQQLKQLQVVGVSFSKQMGQERLIKKLESSIVEPVESQNGVKTGQQDVGSKYPIGFTGPALMVGNQLIKWEGHGLSQQGQIGIKTFIVFDGNQNECLHNRIRLENVGTTRLVYDLTRAPVRNSFDIPRSKEKRFFLLSEGGVLAASESLMLPVICKSKTPGIFQESWAIKTSPVLGCGSDIIVNFKAIIHSTENYTQKFAIIEEKLLQNKAMTIVREVVSRLVDSICSPDPPATPTSEFISEEEQFNAENQGLLYHSTTIRAMENYHSFLIENIPVIPEQYREFSLSNLRKSIIIMTDIEEGELDNPSPLIAEMDEDWDFTKRRLLWRYLRQVNKLGCVWPEPSQNLGDITFRGCRAVLASIFDRFSDRSTSMAVFLNLPMKSNKDQVEKTVDKKNNHKGGKQRSNQVVSKVKKGKDAPSPMRARTPTQTPSIVRKSAVSPSMDDQPDDVMESFIPVPKESEHEKEKLNFYSGKLQQIIDEAQACILHPAEYGLVEDEEEAESHEL; this is translated from the exons ATGATGGAAAAGAAGGTAAAGCTGAAGACGGTGAACCCTCACATCTGCTGTACTTTGTGTAAGGGATACCTCGTAGAAGCCACCACCATCACAGAATGTCTCCACACAT ttTGTAAAAGTTGCATCGTTGGATatttgaaaaaggaaaaaaattgtccaaaatGTGACATTCTTATTCATCAAAGTCACCCCTTGAATTACATCAG CCATGACAGAACTATGCAAGATATTGTGTACAAACTGGTTCCAAATCTTCAAGAAA AAGAAAAGAAAAGGCGTCAAGAATTTGCATCCAAGCATGGTCTTTCAGAGGAAGTAAAAGAAG AACCACCTTGCCAGtctaatgaaaaagaaaaggaaGATGAAGGAGCAGACAAGGATTACCACAGGAACGACGAACAGGTGAACCTCTGTCTGGAGTGTAAAGGGAACCTGAAGCACCTCAAGAAGAAGTACCTCAGAATCTCCTCACAGGCCACCATTTGTCACCTCAAGAAATTCCTCGCTCTCAAGGTCTTCAACGATATCTCCAAATATGGAGAC GTAGAAATATTGTGCAATGATGAACTTTTAGGAAAAAGTCACACCCTCAAATTTGTGGCTGTCACAAGATGGAGAGTTAAG GAACGCAATAAAGgcaatgacgtcacaatagctTACCTTGAATTTCGGGTATTGCTACCCAGCGGTGGAAATGTCGAAATGACAGAAGGAAAGAAAGTTGTTAAGAAATCGGCGTTGAAGACGCCGAGGCTGAGATCAGTGATTCAAAAAGGAGACACGGCGGGCAAGGTTAGCAACGTGATTGGCAAGTGGAAAATGAAAGCCAACAAAAGCAAGGAAACCCTACTGGTGCCTGTTGAGGAGGTCAAGATCCCGTCGGCCATGAGGAACTTGCATCACCTTAAAATTCGAAGGGAAGATCTGGACAGAGTAAGACAGAACAGCAATCCCGTAAAAGCACGGCGATTGCCGCCTCGTCTGCAACAAGTTGTAGTTCGTCGAACAAAGAAAACCGACCAAAATGTTGTCACTTACGCAGTGTTGAAGCCAGCCAATGAGGACTTTGTTCTTCCGCCTGTTGATGTAACTAACTACGCGGGGCCAAGATTTGACTGCGAAggaaatttcatttcatatagcaTTCTCGGAAGTCTGTCGGAATTCAAAAGGGTCGCAAAGGAGCGCGGGGAATTCAATGAACTTTTTGTTGCTGAAAACGCAAAAACGGCTACATCGATGAAAAAAGTAGGCGAACAACAGTGTTCTTCGTTGAAACTTTGGAAAGATAGGATAAATGAGTGGAATGAAATTCACAGAACCTTGTCACAAAGGTCTAAAAGACCAGTGGAGGATTTACTTATGAGAACACCCAACGAATATCCGGAAATCGTAAATCAACGCGCAGTTATTGAAATGGCCTTGGAAACATCATGCGGTTGTGATCAAAAGAGAGAAAATGCTAATTTTTTCAAGCTACGCAATACGATTGGCAAAGGCGATTGCTCAGTCTTCTCCACGCTCGGCAAGTCGGTAACAAATGAATACACTCCTGTAGAGATCTTTCAAGTCCCTGACGTCATTGACCAGGAGAAAGGGTCGGACACGCCGTCACTCCGTAGAGGTTATCCCGTCTACCACACACCATATCTACAGACCAGGGCGTCAGAGATTCAGGAGAGCACCCACATGTTCATTCCTCAGGCGCAGCAGCTTAAACAGCTGCAAGTTGTTGGAGTATCCTTTTCAAAGCAGATGGGTCAGGAAAGGTTAATCAAAAAACTCGAATCCTCTATCGTTGAACCTGTAGAATCTCAGAATGGGGTTAAGACTGGACAACAAGATGTTGGATCGAAATACCCGATAGGTTTCACTGGACCTGCTCTCATGGTTGGAAATCAGCTGATCAAATGGGAGGGTCACGGACTATCTCAACAAGGTCAAATTGGAATTAAAACTTTCATCGTGTTTGATGGAAATCAAAACGAGTGTCTACACAATAGGATACGGCTAGAGAACGTGGGCACCACGCGACTGGTTTACGATTTGACAAGAGCGCCGGTTCGAAATTCTTTTGACATCCCTAGATCGAAGGAAAAGCGGTTCTTCTTACTATCAGAAGGGGGAGTTCTAGCTGCCAGTGAAAGTCTGATGCTACCAGTTATTTGCAAGTCAAAAACTCCCGGGATCTTTCAAGAATCGTGGGCTATAAAAACTTCACCAGTTTTAGGTTGTGGGTCGGACatcattgtaaattttaaagccaTTATTCATAGTACAGAGAACTATACGCAGAAATTTGCTATAATTGAAGAGAAACTTTTGCAAAACAAAGCGATGACAATTGTGAGGGAAGTTGTTAGCAGACTAGTGGATAGTATTTGTTCTCCAGACCCTCCCGCAACGCCTACATCTGAGTTCATTTCAGAAGAAGAACAGTTCAACGCCGAGAATCAAGGGCTATTGTACCACAGCACCACAATTCGCGCAATGGAAAATTACCACAGTTTCCTGATAGAAAATATTCCGGTCATTCCTGAACAATACCGGGAATTCTCGTTGTCAAATCTTAGAAAGTCCATTATCATAATGACCGATATCGAGGAAGGGGAATTAGACAACCCGTCACCACTAATTGCTGAAATGGATGAGGACTGGGATTTCACTAAACGCCGACTACTGTGGCGGTATCTAAGACAAGTGAACAAGCTGGGCTGTGTGTGGCCTGAACCTTCACAAAATCTCGGGGACATCACGTTCAGAGGTTGTCGCGCTGTTCTTGCTTCGATATTTGATCGTTTTAGCGATCGCTCAACAAGCATGGCCGTCTTTCTTAACCTTCCCATGAAATCTAATAAAGACCAAGTTGAGAAAACGGTCGACAAGAAAAATAATCACAAGGGAGGTAAACAGAGGAGCAATCAAGTTGTCTCTAAAGTAAAGAAAGGGAAGGACGCGCCGTCTCCAATGAGAGCGAGAACTCCCACCCAAACACCGTCAATCGTCCGGAAGTCAGCCGTCAGCCCCTCAATGGACGACCAGCCTGATGATGTCATGGAAAGTTTCATCCCGGTCCCCAAAGAAAGTGAACATGAGAAAGAAAAGTTGAACTTTTACAGCGGCAAACTGCAACAGATAAT AGATGAGGCACAAGCTTGTATACTACATCCTGCAGAGTACGGTCTGGTCGAAGATGAAGAAGAGGCTGAGTCTCATGAACTTTGA